A DNA window from Cervus canadensis isolate Bull #8, Minnesota chromosome 30, ASM1932006v1, whole genome shotgun sequence contains the following coding sequences:
- the GAS1 gene encoding growth arrest-specific protein 1: MVTGLLGGGGGARRGTVPGAWLCLMALLQLLGSAPRGSGLAHGRRLICWQALLQCQGEPECSYAYNQYAEACAPVLAQRGGSDVPGAAAAAAAFPASAASFSSRWRCPSHCISALIQLNHTRRGPALEDCDCAQDENCKSTKRAIEPCLPRTSGGGAGGPGAGAGGVLGCTEARRRCDRDSRCNLALSRYLTYCGKLFNGLRCTDECRTVIEDMLAMPKAALLNDCVCDGLERPICESVKENMARLCFGAELGNGPGSSGSDGGLDDYYDEEYDDEQRPGGTGGDQPLDDDDGVPHPPRPGGGAAAAGGRGDLPYGPGRRSSGGGCHSAPRSAWTLLASILLLPLLF, encoded by the coding sequence ATGGTCACAGGGCTgctgggcggcggcggcggggcccgCAGGGGAACCGTGCCGGGCGCCTGGCTGTGCCTGATGgcgctgctgcagctgctgggctCGGCGCCGCGGGGCTCGGGGCTGGCGCACGGCCGCCGCCTCATCTGCTGGCAGGCGCTGCTGCAGTGCCAGGGGGAGCCGGAGTGCAGCTACGCCTACAACCAGTACGCCGAGGCGTGCGCGCCGGTGCTGGCGCAGCGCGGCGGGAGCGACGTGCCGGGGGCCGCCGCCGCAGCTGCCGCCTTCCCGGCCTCGGCCGCCTCCTTCTCTTCGCGCTGGCGCTGCCCGAGCCACTGCATCTCGGCCCTCATTCAGCTCAACCACACGCGTCGCGGGCCCGCCTTGGAGGACTGTGACTGTGCGCAGGACGAGAACTGCAAGTCCACCAAGCGCGCCATTGAGCCGTGCCTGCCCCGGACGAGCGGCGGCGGCGCAGGCGGCCCCGGCGCGGGCGCGGGCGGGGTCTTGGGCTGCACCGAGGCCCGGAGGCGCTGTGACCGCGACAGCCGCTGCAACCTGGCGCTCAGCCGCTACCTGACCTACTGCGGCAAGCTCTTCAACGGGCTGCGCTGCACCGACGAGTGCCGCACGGTCATAGAGGACATGCTGGCCATGCCCAAGGCGGCACTGCTCAACGACTGCGTGTGCGACGGCCTGGAACGGCCCATCTGCGAGTCGGTCAAGGAGAACATGGCCCGCCTGTGCTTCGGCGCCGAACTGGGCAATGGCCCGGGCAGCAGCGGCTCGGACGGGGGCCTGGACGACTACTACGACGAGGAGTACGACGACGAGCAGCGCCCCGGGGGCACGGGCGGCGATCAGCCGCTGGACGATGATGACGGGGTCCCGCACCCGCCGCGCCCGGGCGGCGGCGCTGCAGCGGCAGGCGGCCGCGGGGACTTGCCCTACGGGCCCGGGCGCAGGAGCAGCGGCGGCGGCTGCCACTCGGCACCCCGAAGCGCCTGGACCCTGCTCGCCTCCATCTTGCTGCTCCCGCTGCTCTTTTAG